From Symphalangus syndactylus isolate Jambi chromosome 17, NHGRI_mSymSyn1-v2.1_pri, whole genome shotgun sequence, one genomic window encodes:
- the LOC129465528 gene encoding uncharacterized protein isoform X2, translating into MTTTHGSKPPQTEKASPSAHSLLQLGQPHFTDGETEAGQGGLQTAVARRSSSCGRGPPGAGESHSRLIGEAGTRTPAQGLPGVGGTAEAQAPPGLTEGSGGPRLLSVNRAQAPTISGGNYRFIDQPTRVSIYRCVGKRNVAVHALEHDSAVNRSEALTQATARMHLEHIMLSKRRQTQKATQRVMPSLRNIQDLPIQRQERDWLRKR; encoded by the exons ATGACCACGACGCACGGATCAAAACCGCCACAAACCGAGAAGGCCTCCCCCAGCGCTCACTCCCTCCTGCAGCTGGGTCAGCCCCATTTCACcgacggggaaactgaggccgggCAGGGCGGCCTGCAGACGGCCGTCGCCAGGCGTTCATCCTCCTGCGGGCGGGGCCCGCCAGGCGCGGGGGAGTCTCATTCCCGGTTGATCGGCGAGGCCGGGACCAGGACCCCGGCGCAGGGGCTTCCCGGGGTCGGCGGGACGGCGGAGGCTCAGGCTCCCCCCGGGCTCACGGAGGGAAGCGGAG GACCCAGACTCCTCAGTGTGAACAGAGCACAAGCTCCAACCATCTCGGGGGGGAACTACAGATTCATAGATCAACCAACCCGGGTGTCCATCTACAGATGCGTGGGTAAACGCAATGTGGCCGTCCACGCACTGGAACACGACTCAGCCGTGAACAGGAGCGAGGCTCTGACCCAGGCCACGGCGCGGATGCACCTTGAGCACATCATGCTCAGTAAGAGACgccagacacagaaggccacGCAGCGTGTGATGCCATCTCTAAGAAATATCCAGGACCTGCCGATCCAGAGACAGGAAAGGGATTGGCTCCGCAAGCgctag
- the LOC129465528 gene encoding uncharacterized protein isoform X1, whose amino-acid sequence MAGPAGGGRRGNRAVPMATLRPGARGWGRRSISRPRPVLGGLRGPRLRAWGGLDRREGSGISSPRCGWGRGGGSRLGVRPGRGFHPGGVWTRPRRRVAKVRPTERSTSQIGKNQAKYDHDARIKTATNREGLPQRSLPPAAGCVGKRNVAVHALEHDSAVNRSEALTQATARMHLEHIMLSKRRQTQKATQRVMPSLRNIQDLPIQRQERDWLRKR is encoded by the exons ATGGCGGGGCCCGCGGGAGGCGGTCGCCGTGGCAACCGCGCCGTCCCCATGGCAACGCTGAGGCCCGGCGCGCGGGGGTGGGGCCGGCGCAGCATCTCCCGCCCCCGGCCCGTGCTGGGGGGGTTGAGGGGGCCGAGGCTTCGGGCCTGGGGCGGCCTAGACCGGCGGGAGGGGTCGGGAATTTCTTCCCCGCGCTgcggctgggggaggggaggggggtccCGTCTGGGCGTCCGCCCAGGAAGGGGCTTCCATCCGGGAGGGGTGTGGACCCGCCCCCGACGCCGGGTAGCCAAGGTCAGGCCGACAGAACGCTCCACGTCACAGATCGGAAAAAATCAAGCGAAATATGACCACGACGCACGGATCAAAACCGCCACAAACCGAGAAGGCCTCCCCCAGCGCTCACTCCCTCCTGCAGCTGG ATGCGTGGGTAAACGCAATGTGGCCGTCCACGCACTGGAACACGACTCAGCCGTGAACAGGAGCGAGGCTCTGACCCAGGCCACGGCGCGGATGCACCTTGAGCACATCATGCTCAGTAAGAGACgccagacacagaaggccacGCAGCGTGTGATGCCATCTCTAAGAAATATCCAGGACCTGCCGATCCAGAGACAGGAAAGGGATTGGCTCCGCAAGCgctag